A region of Necator americanus strain Aroian chromosome I, whole genome shotgun sequence DNA encodes the following proteins:
- a CDS encoding hypothetical protein (NECATOR_CHRI.G3953.T1), whose translation MWNPLVKLLGLTNLFQMANSCSVIDVEPLGNISCGFAWISFDCRLQQVAIKYWWTAAMWFVFETGVAGTKLLEPTLCCAFVDTSLAPYFVDISGLRFER comes from the coding sequence ATGTGGAACCCACTTGTCAAGCTTCTTGGTCTTACCAATTTGTTTCAAATGGCGAACAGCTGTAGTGTGATCGACGTTGAGCCCCTTGGCAATATCTCGTGTGGTTTTGCGTGGATCAGCTTCGACTGTCGCCTTCAACAAGTCGCTATCAAGTATTGGTGGACGGCTGCCATGTGGTTCGTCTTCGAGACTGGTGTTGCCGGCACGAAACTTTTGGAACCAACGTTGTGCTGTGCATTCGTTGATACTTCCCTGGCCCCATACTTCGTTGATATTTCAGGTTTGAGGTTTGAGCGGTAG
- a CDS encoding hypothetical protein (NECATOR_CHRI.G3955.T1): protein MWISSRPRTGIRVDGQPIELVDEFCYLGYTLKSNGSHERDVQQRCAKATSAFNSLTKCLWSTPITNEVKLRVYLPAIRPIMMYGSETWAAPSTVMERLDCTE from the coding sequence atgtggatctcttcgagacctcgaacgggaatcagggtggacggacaaccgatagaactcgtcgatgagttctgttacctgggctatACGCTGAAGAGCAACGGCAGccacgagagagatgttcagcaaagatgcgctaaggccacttctgcattcaactccttaacgaaatgcctgtggtcgacccccatcaccaacgaagtcaagctgcgagtatACCTACCCGCAATTcgtcccatcatgatgtacggatcggagacttgggcagcaccatcaacggttatggagaggcttgactgcacagAATGA
- a CDS encoding hypothetical protein (NECATOR_CHRI.G3956.T1), protein MYKVLERIILDRLIKHREETTHDEQAGFRSGRSTIDQVFIVRRVIEIWQQYSKPMQFAFLDFEAAFDSPHRGRLLNALRADGVPGKFVRLLDDMNRRTTAAVRTPAGCTTPFEVVTGVRQRAVAGPFLFNFAIDDIMRRTVDQCLADILS, encoded by the coding sequence atgtacaaggtattggagcgcattatcctggaccgactcattaaacatcgcgaagaaacaacgcacgacgagcaagctggttTTCGttctggccgatctacgattgaccaggtgttcatcgtcaggagagtgatcgaaatctggcagcagtattcgaagccaatgcaatttgcgtttctggactttgaagccgcgttcgactctcctcaccgaggccgtcttctcaacgcgcttcgcgccgatggagtaccaggaaagttcgttcgcttgcttgatgacatgaatcgacgaacaactgctgcagttcgaacaccagccggatgtacaacaccgtttgaagtggtaactggagtaagacaaagggcggtggcaggacccttcctgttcaatttcgccatcgacgacattatgcgaagaacagtcgaccagtgtcttGCTGACAtcttgtcttag
- a CDS encoding hypothetical protein (NECATOR_CHRI.G3954.T1), whose protein sequence is MTRGRHQHLALPSKVAKVNRLRFFGHILKRPADRLVQRVLRSSSGSSWKKPPGRKRKFWTEVVKEDLRTLGVDWQFRRDVRFRRIWNSDEWIDSVQALTEDREGWAELCSRTAHLGEDAGNRVRR, encoded by the coding sequence atgacacgtggaagacatcaacatcttgcactgccatcgaaagtggctaaagtaaatcgtcttcgcttctttggtcatatattaaagagaccggcagatcgccttgttcaacgagttctgaggagttcgtcgggttcgagctggaagaagccacccggccgaaaacggaagttctggactgaggtggtgaaagaggacctgaggacactcggcgtggattgGCAGTTCAGGCgggacgtaaggtttcgcagaatatggaatagcgacgaatggattgattctgtgcaagctctcacagaagatcgagaaggttgggcagagctgtgttcaaggacggcacacctcggcgaagatgcgggtaatcgcgtcaggcgatga
- a CDS encoding hypothetical protein (NECATOR_CHRI.G3952.T1), whose translation MSMSRSILQELCDYVQQKPSTVLGNKFFDYRVALQADVSYKGDKFEPRIFVISKFRLFILSGKSPSSLKIDRSYHLLSIKSVNILNNDEVAIAFDEAGHRKKYVIKSPQASSSALVKHVLAAFLRYFPDIGAQLRSLIEFTPESCYDEFSSMSGDAAARACHSFRRTYAALCDFYDQPYRDEVSWDVEKIYAVNRLRSLRIEDFSHLLPKDLLPITGVLQYSSYFTGLVADGIRMTTEVIDVIMSVIRKSRYLQHLQLRNCALPRDFITLFASALQQNPSIPLESIDFSKNVLDDKKGFVLLSNVLPRLTTLRQVNLSECGLSEKCSQLFCTGIYSGLTAKSNCGAVSSLTHLNLSTNVLKDDISSLVNVVSLCTTLRVLDLTDTGFPLDKIWAALKYGGLQIERLSLGGCHAGKKPGDSAQLVKEFFSMAVNLSHISFANTILPVDLMKAMLLGLASNQQLKPFHLDISGTCEKTSSSVLEACLAGVQCSSLSLRDNNLETEMQGVVHTLGNIKTLRRLDLGGANLLALRRSSKQTHAAVINKTILDIVKLFSDESSLEELILSDARLGPHLSVLLNTLGAATSLRFLDISNNDLGHFGARILSKALELNASLRTIVIDNNHLGVEGLYDLATAVNMNRTITSIPYPVQDVCECLSKTGCDRSRVLVAMTQIESCLERNRQSTNADMANFRIAAANLDLGNPEKWNAVGDVLSSAAEEPFPSRLEDMVDDFVDQARRECVLNLQSTLSRLRSESGDAPKIPGKAELIAMQRLRELWMDDLKRVFSDWRWRELCERSEMFVDRLGANADGVSNASVSQNGSPRQYMSPSTPRCVDSGHRPRSIIGDLHSPLGLRDEEPGISLDTPPQPSALVHLQKSRPRLQRRAGAFGQVRQTQSNNEDTPMSRSTDIEEEVQSNKSEDSGGGGDVVVKKHPSERPGFRVAMLPDAAALSQAVLRSAADRAMSPKPESPGHSSSLSSPGPSSSPRTTTESDSPPPLPHRMKSLPTVPPLLPPKPVARNAPPSSNSLVNESNDSDENANNRRSVADMARIFNR comes from the exons ATGTCAATGTCAAGAAGCATTTTACAAGAACTCTGTGATTATGTACAAC AAAAACCATCGACTGTGCTaggaaacaaatttttcgattATCGAGTGGCCTTACAAGCAGATGTGTCTTATAAAGGCGACAAATTTGAGCCTAGAATCTTCGTCATATCGAAATTTCGCCTTTTCATACTCTCCGGGAAGTCACCGTCATCGTTGAAAATTGATCGTAGTTATCATCTCCTCAGCATTAAATCGGTTAACATTTTGAATAACGACGAG GTAGCCATAGCTTTTGATGAAGCTGGACATAGAAAGAAATACGTTATCAAAAGTCCTCAAGCATCCTCAAGTGCTTTGGTTAAACATGTACTTGCTGCATTTCTTCGTTATTTCCCAGATATTG GCGCACAGTTGCGATCATTGATCGAATTCACACCTGAAAGTTGCTACGACGAATTCTCTTCAATGAGTGGAGATGCTGCTGCTAGAGCCTGTCATTCATTCCGCAGAACTTATGCTGCACTTTGTGATTTTTACGATCAGCCTTATAGAGATGAAGTGTCATGG GATGTCGAAAAGATATATGCGGTTAACAGATTACGTTCGTTGCGGATAGAGGATTTCTCGCATCTTTTACCAAA GGATTTGCTGCCGATAACGGGAGTTCTTCAATACTCGTCGTATTTTACGGGACTTGTCGCCGATGGGATTCGAATGACGACGGAAGTTATTGATGTGATAATGTCTGTTATTCGGAAGTCGCGCTATCTTCAACACCTCCAACTCAGAAATTGCGCCCTCCCACG TGACTTTATCACTCTGTTTGCATCGGCTCTCCAGCAGAACCCATCGATACCTTTAGAATCAATCGATTTTTCCAAGAATGTTCTTGACGACAAAAAAG GTTTCGTTTTGCTTTCTAATGTGCTTCCGAGGTTAACTACACTTCGACAGGTGAACTTATCAGAGTGTGGGCTCAGTGAGAAATGTTCACAACTGTTTTGTACTGGGATCTACTC AGGTTTGACCGCAAAATCGAATTGTGGAGCAGTGTCCAGTCTGACACATTTAAACCTCTCGACTAATGTTCTTAAAGACGAT atATCTTCGCTAGTCAATGTGGTATCTTTGTGCACAACTCTGCGGGTTTTGGACTTGACAGACACGGGATTCCCTCTCGATAAGATTTGGGCCGCCTTGAAGTATGGAGGTCTACAGATTGAAAGGTTGAGTCTTGGTGGTTGCCATGCAGGGAAGAAGCCAGGGGATAGCGCTCAG TTAGTTAAGGAGTTCTTCTCAATGGCTGTAAATTTATCACATATCAGCTTTGCAAATACTATATTGCCTGTTGATCTTATGAAGGCGATGCTGCTTGGACTGGCCAGTAATCAGCAG TTAAAACCATTTCATTTGGACATCAGTGGAACATGTGAGAAAACATCCAGCTCAGTGCTTGAAGCGTGTCTTGCCGGCGTACAATGTAGTAGCCTTTCTCTCAGAGACAACAATTTAGAAACAGAAATGCAG GGAGTTGTTCATACTCTCGGGAACATAAAAACGTTGCGTCGTCTTGATCTGGGCGGAGCTAATTTGTTAGCCCTACGCAGATCATCGAAGCAAACTCATGCGGCTGTGATCAATAAGACGATTCTTGATAttgtgaaacttttttctgatGAGTCC TCGCTTGAAGAGTTGATCTTGTCGGATGCGCGGCTAGGTCCCCATCTCAGCGTTCTTCTGAATACGCTTGGAGCAGCGACATCGCTTCGATTTCTCGACATTTCAAACAATGACTTAGGACACTTTGGAGCAAGAATTCTTTCCAAA GCATTAGAACTCAACGCGTCTCTACGTACCATCGTAATCGATAACAATCATCTAGGCGTTGAAGGGCTTTACGATCTAGCAACAGCTGTCAACAT GAATAGAACAATCACATCTATTCCATACCCTGTACAAGACGTGTGCGAATGCCTATCGAAGACAGGATGCGACCGATCACGAGTTTTGGTTGCTATGACACAGATTGAATcgtgtttagaaagaaatcgtCAGTCAACCAACGCTGATATGGCGAATTTTCGAATCGCTGCTGCG aatttggaTTTGGGGAACCCTGAAAAATGGAATGCCGTTGGAGACGTTCTCTCTAGTGCAGCAGAGGAACCGTTCCCATCGCGTCTAGAGGATATGGTTGATGATTTTGTTGATCAG GCTCGACGAGAGTGTGTCCTCAACCTACAAAGTACACTTTCACGTCTCCGTAGTGAAAGCGGAGATGCACcaaaaattcctggaaaagCGGAACTAATTGCTATGCAGAGGTTAAGGGAATTATGGATGGACGACCTTAAACGAGTGTTCAG TGACTGGCGGTGGCGCGAATTGTGTGAACGAAGTGAAATGTTTGTTGATAGACTTGGCGCCAATGCAGATGGAGTTTCTAATGCCAGTGTATCTCAAAACGGTTCACCCCGACAGTATATGTCACCCAGCACTCCGCG TTGTGTCGATTCCGGGCACAGGCCGCGTAGCATCATAGGGGATCTTCATTCTCCTCTTGGTCTTCGGGATGAAGAGCCTGGAATCTCGTTGGACACTCCTCCTCAGCCCTCAGCTCTTGttcatttgcaaaaatcacGTCCGCGATTGCAAAGAAGGGCTGGAGCATTTGGACAAG TACGGCAAACACAAAGCAACAACGAGGATACACCAATGAGTCGCAGCACTGACATCGAAGAAGAAGTTCAGTCCAACAAAAGTGAGGACAGTGGCGGAGGAGGCGATGTAGTGGTTAAAAAA CATCCTTCTGAACGTCCTGGATTTCGTGTGGCAATGTTACCGGACGCTGCCGCTTTATCGCAAGCAGTACTCCGTTCTGCTGCTGACAGAGCAATGTCGCCAAAACCAGAGTCTCCAGGACACAGCTCCTCTCTCAGTTCACCAGGCCCTTCCTCATCCCCACGAACAACTACTGAGTCAGATTCGCCTCCACCTTTACCGCATCGTATGAA GAGTTTGCCTACTGTCCCTCCACTGCTTCCTCCAAAACCAGTGGCGCGTAATGCTCCACCTTCTTCGAACTCCCTAGTCAATGAATCGAATGACAGCGATGAAAACGCGAATAATCGTCGCTCGGTTGCCGATATGGCAAGGATCTTCAACCGGTAA